The Zingiber officinale cultivar Zhangliang chromosome 9A, Zo_v1.1, whole genome shotgun sequence genome window below encodes:
- the LOC122019029 gene encoding protein PHYTOCHROME KINASE SUBSTRATE 4-like — protein sequence MKSEEENGEMERRSAAASFSGGCLHQRPAAFPTPHFILLAPDRKPHLGDPLVLSDAVAGGHGRRLSISRRIDDAELNIFDAERYFREGDEAASKRTFVVDEALRRCDLSEGLNGRGSPCQTAPTESSEASWNSKSGLLPHRAGRLRSSGKRVVFGRSCPCSGKKSVDVEEKKHSTPIRPLNASFDAKKQSFRAGEVGLDTIPERSPADEFNNELDLSCGVVKMKITPGNWGKDRSFFNVASRFSPEKTFPAEISHRIMNSGGHFADVPGFSFPVLSPPDVAGESPRDSLEVFRSTAKTSELAQPRPEEDAASDTSSDLFEIESLSTCRRRDSLDELEGRRFIGRGAAVDILQIQRRSLERAATPSVAPREASVATAEGFDRKISIAASDHGESRCIEEEHDLFTEAVDGARRKAGGLLNCRS from the coding sequence ATGAAGTCGGAAGAGGAGAACGGGGAGATGGAGAGACGCAGTGCGGCAGCAAGCTTTAGTGGCGGCTGCCTGCACCAACGGCCGGCTGCCTTCCCCACTCCGCACTTCATTCTACTCGCTCCCGACCGCAAGCCGCACCTCGGCGATCCCCTCGTGCTCTCCGACGCCGTCGCCGGCGGCCACGGCCGCCGCCTCAGCATCTCCCGCCGAATCGACGACGCTGAGCTTAACATCTTCGACGCCGAGCGGTACTTCCGTGAAGGCGACGAGGCCGCCTCCAAGCGGACCTTCGTCGTCGATGAGGCGCTCCGAAGGTGCGACCTTTCCGAAGGATTGAATGGCCGGGGTTCGCCGTGCCAGACGGCGCCCACCGAGTCGTCGGAAGCCAGCTGGAACAGTAAATCTGGACTTCTCCCCCACCGAGCTGGTAGGCTTCGGTCGTCAGGAAAGCGAGTGGTCTTCGGGCGTAGCTGCCCTTGCTCCGGCAAGAAATCCGTCGACGTGGAGGAGAAGAAGCATTCGACCCCAATTCGACCGTTGAATGCCTCGTTCGATGCGAAAAAACAGAGCTTTCGAGCAGGAGAGGTGGGACTCGATACCATCCCAGAGAGGTCGCCGGCCGATGAGTTCAACAACGAATTAGACCTTTCCTGCGGagtggtgaagatgaagataacTCCCGGAAATTGGGGTAAAGATCGAAGCTTTTTCAATGTAGCCAGCCGTTTCTCGCCGGAAAAGACCTTTCCTGCTGAAATCAGTCACCGGATAATGAACTCCGGCGGGCACTTCGCCGACGTCCCCGGTTTCTCCTTCCCGGTCCTTAGCCCTCCCGACGTCGCCGGAGAGTCACCGCGCGATTCGCTGGAGGTATTCCGGAGTACGGCAAAGACTTCTGAGTTAGCGCAACCGCGGCCAGAGGAGGACGCGGCGAGCGACACGAGCTCGGACCTGTTCGAGATCGAGAGCCTCTCGACCTGCCGCCGTCGCGACTCCCTCGACGAGCTCGAAGGGCGTCGATTCATCGGGAGAGGCGCGGCGGTGGATATCCTCCAGATACAGCGCCGGAGCCTCGAGAGGGCTGCCACTCCGTCCGTCGCCCCGAGGGAAGCGAGCGTCGCCACCGCGGAAGGCTTCGACCGCAAAATTTCCATCGCCGCCTCGGACCACGGAGAGTCTCGCTGTATCGAGGAGGAACATGACCTGTTCACGGAGGCCGTGGATGGCGCCCGGCGGAAGGCCGGCGGGCTCCTGAACTGCCGTAGCTAG